One genomic segment of Suricata suricatta isolate VVHF042 chromosome 16, meerkat_22Aug2017_6uvM2_HiC, whole genome shotgun sequence includes these proteins:
- the LOC115280844 gene encoding PRELI domain containing protein 3B-like isoform X1, protein MSHLNLAHVFSGVPASATGLDPLSNLTQTRHRPGVEQAAGTMKIWTSEHVFDHPWETVTTAAMQKYPNLMNPSVVGVDMQDRHIDSSRKLHSHPLLSTEWGLPSIVKSLISAARTKTYMQEHSVVDPVDRTMELKSTNISFTNMVSVDERLIYKPHPQEPGKTILTQEAIITVKGVSLSSYLKGLMASMISSNANKGRKAMEWVIHKLNAEIEELAASTRTSIRTPMAALAFAEK, encoded by the exons ATGTCTCACCTGAATCTTGCCCATGTATTCTCTGGTGTCCCTGCAAGCGCCACAGGACTTGACCCTCTCTCGAACCTTACACAAAcgcga CACCGGCCGGGGGTCGAGCAGGCAGCCGGCACCATGAAGATCTGGACTTCGGAGCACGTCTTTGACCACCCATGGGAAACTGTCACAACAGCGGCAATGCAGAAATACCCGAACCTTATGAACCCGAGCGTGGTTGGGGTGGACATGCAGGACAGACATATAGACTCCTCCAGGAAGCTGCACAGCCATCCACTTCTCAGCACGGAGTGGGGACTGCCTTCCATTGTGAAGTCTCTTATCAGTGCGGCAAGAACAAAAACCTACATGCAGGAACATTCTGTGGTTGATCCCGTAGACAGAACAATGGAACTCAAATCTACtaatatttcatttacaaatatgGTTTCAGTAGATGAGAGActtatatacaaaccacatcctCAGGAGCCAGGAAAAACTATTTTGACTCAGGAAGCCATAATCACGGTGAAAGGAGTCAGTCTCAGCAGTTACCTCAAAGGACTGATGGCGAGTATGATATCTTCGAATGCGAATAAAGGCCGAAAAGCAATGGAATGGGTAATACACAAATTAAATGCGGAGATTGAAGAATTGGCAGCTTCTACGAGAACGAGCATAAGGACGCCGATGGCGGCGTTGGCGTTTGCAGAGAAGTGA
- the LOC115280844 gene encoding PRELI domain containing protein 3B-like isoform X2, which yields MKIWTSEHVFDHPWETVTTAAMQKYPNLMNPSVVGVDMQDRHIDSSRKLHSHPLLSTEWGLPSIVKSLISAARTKTYMQEHSVVDPVDRTMELKSTNISFTNMVSVDERLIYKPHPQEPGKTILTQEAIITVKGVSLSSYLKGLMASMISSNANKGRKAMEWVIHKLNAEIEELAASTRTSIRTPMAALAFAEK from the coding sequence ATGAAGATCTGGACTTCGGAGCACGTCTTTGACCACCCATGGGAAACTGTCACAACAGCGGCAATGCAGAAATACCCGAACCTTATGAACCCGAGCGTGGTTGGGGTGGACATGCAGGACAGACATATAGACTCCTCCAGGAAGCTGCACAGCCATCCACTTCTCAGCACGGAGTGGGGACTGCCTTCCATTGTGAAGTCTCTTATCAGTGCGGCAAGAACAAAAACCTACATGCAGGAACATTCTGTGGTTGATCCCGTAGACAGAACAATGGAACTCAAATCTACtaatatttcatttacaaatatgGTTTCAGTAGATGAGAGActtatatacaaaccacatcctCAGGAGCCAGGAAAAACTATTTTGACTCAGGAAGCCATAATCACGGTGAAAGGAGTCAGTCTCAGCAGTTACCTCAAAGGACTGATGGCGAGTATGATATCTTCGAATGCGAATAAAGGCCGAAAAGCAATGGAATGGGTAATACACAAATTAAATGCGGAGATTGAAGAATTGGCAGCTTCTACGAGAACGAGCATAAGGACGCCGATGGCGGCGTTGGCGTTTGCAGAGAAGTGA